The following are encoded in a window of Flavobacterium cupriresistens genomic DNA:
- a CDS encoding NAD-dependent epimerase/dehydratase family protein, which translates to MVLVTGGTGLVGSHLALHLIENGETVRAIYRNPNKIEKTKAVFELYKKADLFEKIEWLEADILDIPSLEIAFIGIEYVYHCAAFISLDPKDEDLLRKTNIEGTANMVNFSIAKQIKKFCFVSSIAALGDLAAHETTITEETEWNPEKPHSDYAISKYGAEMEVWRGLQEGLEVIILNPGVILGPIPTTKTSEQGSAEFYTRVAKGLPFYTLGSTGFITVNDVVKIAFELMKSSIKNERFTLIAENIVFRDILNTIADSLKVKRPNIHAKPILLTIAWLADGIFSTLFFKKRSITKATLKASYSKNLYSNEKTKTALGTVFLDVHQYVKDVSKL; encoded by the coding sequence ATGGTATTAGTAACAGGAGGAACAGGTCTGGTAGGCTCACATTTAGCACTTCATTTAATTGAAAATGGAGAAACTGTACGAGCAATATATAGAAATCCAAACAAAATTGAGAAAACAAAAGCTGTTTTTGAATTATACAAAAAAGCCGATTTATTTGAGAAAATAGAATGGTTGGAGGCTGATATTCTTGACATTCCTTCATTAGAGATTGCTTTTATCGGCATTGAATATGTTTACCACTGTGCCGCATTTATTTCGCTTGATCCAAAAGACGAAGATTTACTGCGAAAAACCAATATTGAAGGAACTGCCAATATGGTTAATTTTTCGATTGCGAAACAAATAAAAAAATTCTGTTTTGTGAGTTCAATAGCCGCTTTAGGAGATCTGGCCGCCCATGAAACCACCATTACCGAAGAAACAGAATGGAATCCTGAGAAACCACACAGCGATTATGCAATTTCAAAATATGGTGCCGAAATGGAAGTCTGGCGTGGACTTCAGGAAGGCTTAGAAGTCATCATTTTAAATCCGGGAGTAATCTTAGGACCAATTCCAACTACAAAAACAAGCGAGCAGGGAAGCGCTGAATTTTACACCAGAGTTGCCAAAGGCCTCCCTTTCTATACCCTTGGAAGTACCGGGTTTATTACTGTAAATGATGTAGTAAAAATTGCTTTTGAATTAATGAAAAGCAGCATCAAAAATGAGCGTTTTACGCTGATTGCCGAAAATATCGTATTTCGAGATATCCTCAACACTATAGCCGACAGCTTAAAAGTAAAAAGACCGAATATCCACGCGAAACCAATATTATTAACTATAGCCTGGCTAGCAGACGGGATATTTTCAACTTTGTTTTTCAAAAAAAGAAGCATCACCAAAGCCACTTTGAAAGCTTCTTATTCCAAAAATCTGTATAGTAATGAAAAAACAAAAACCGCTCTGGGAACGGTTTTTCTGGATGTACACCAATATGTAAAAGACGTTTCTAAGTTATAA
- a CDS encoding DUF4296 domain-containing protein, whose protein sequence is MKNFIILTLVLFLSVSCEKELVKQPKGLIEKEKMLDIMYDLSILEAVKYQHPLSLDSIDANQKRFVLQKYKVDSLQFAQSNIYYAADYEGYKDMFDAIAKRLEKNQRAADSLAKIDEKKAIKKKKQEEKLRKLNPELKEAMPAKANIDSIKTAMHARRIRQTR, encoded by the coding sequence ATGAAGAATTTTATAATACTAACATTGGTTTTGTTTCTTTCGGTGAGCTGCGAAAAAGAGTTGGTAAAACAACCCAAAGGGCTTATTGAGAAAGAAAAGATGCTTGATATTATGTATGATTTGTCTATTTTGGAAGCTGTAAAATACCAACATCCGTTATCCTTAGACTCGATTGATGCGAATCAAAAAAGGTTTGTTTTGCAGAAATATAAAGTAGATAGTCTGCAGTTTGCGCAAAGTAATATTTATTACGCAGCAGATTACGAAGGGTATAAAGATATGTTTGATGCAATTGCCAAGCGCTTGGAGAAAAATCAAAGAGCAGCAGATTCATTGGCTAAAATAGACGAGAAGAAAGCCATTAAGAAGAAAAAGCAGGAAGAAAAATTGAGAAAATTGAATCCTGAACTTAAAGAAGCAATGCCGGCTAAAGCGAATATTGATTCGATAAAAACGGCGATGCATGCAAGAAGAATAAGGCAAACAAGATAG
- a CDS encoding dihydroorotase, which translates to MNRILIKNAKIVNEGSIFEGDVLIEDDLIVEISDSISLKSSDCKVIDAEGSYLIPGAIDDQVHFREPGLTHKGDIESESRAAVAGGITSFIEQPNTVPNAVTQEILEDKYQIAAVKSYANYSFMMGATNDNLEEVLKTNPKNVAGIKIFLGSSTGNMLVDNEATLEKIFSSTSMLIAVHCEDETTIQNNLALYKEQYGDDIPVTAHHLIRSAEACYISSSKAVALAKKTGARLHIFHLSTAKEMELFTNKIPLEDKKITAEVCIHHLWFTDEDYKTKGNFIKWNPAVKTAADRKVLWEALNDGRIDVIATDHAPHTKEEKKQPYLNAPSGGPLVQHAVVAMFEAHHQGKISIEKIVEKMCHNPAKIFKIEKRGFIKEGYFADLVIVNPSLPWSVNADNILAKCGWSPFEGFVFRSRITHTFVNGELVYNNFKVKDLRNGKRLLFDR; encoded by the coding sequence ATGAACAGAATTTTAATAAAGAACGCTAAAATTGTAAACGAAGGATCCATTTTTGAAGGTGATGTATTGATCGAAGACGACTTAATTGTTGAAATTTCAGACAGCATCAGTTTAAAATCATCGGATTGTAAAGTGATTGATGCCGAAGGAAGTTATTTGATTCCGGGTGCGATCGATGATCAGGTACATTTTAGAGAACCGGGGTTAACACACAAAGGAGATATTGAGTCAGAATCCAGAGCTGCAGTTGCAGGAGGAATTACCTCTTTTATCGAGCAACCTAATACGGTGCCAAATGCTGTTACTCAGGAAATACTGGAAGATAAATATCAAATTGCTGCCGTAAAATCATATGCGAACTATTCGTTTATGATGGGAGCTACCAATGATAACCTGGAAGAAGTTTTAAAAACGAATCCAAAAAATGTTGCAGGAATAAAAATATTTTTAGGTTCTTCAACCGGAAATATGTTGGTGGATAATGAAGCCACTTTAGAGAAAATATTTTCAAGTACGTCAATGTTAATTGCGGTGCACTGCGAAGATGAAACAACTATTCAAAACAATTTGGCCTTGTACAAAGAGCAGTATGGTGATGATATTCCGGTAACGGCGCATCATTTAATCAGAAGTGCTGAGGCCTGTTATATTTCGTCGTCTAAAGCAGTGGCTTTAGCCAAAAAGACAGGTGCCCGTTTGCATATTTTCCATCTTTCGACTGCTAAAGAAATGGAGTTGTTTACGAACAAAATCCCATTAGAAGATAAAAAAATAACGGCTGAGGTTTGTATACATCATCTGTGGTTTACAGATGAAGATTATAAAACAAAAGGTAATTTCATAAAATGGAATCCCGCTGTGAAAACGGCAGCTGACAGAAAAGTACTTTGGGAAGCTTTAAATGATGGTCGTATCGATGTAATTGCTACAGATCACGCTCCACATACAAAAGAAGAGAAAAAACAACCTTACCTAAATGCACCTTCCGGTGGGCCATTGGTTCAACATGCTGTTGTGGCTATGTTTGAGGCGCATCATCAAGGGAAAATCTCTATTGAAAAGATCGTTGAAAAAATGTGTCATAATCCGGCTAAGATTTTCAAAATCGAGAAAAGAGGTTTTATAAAAGAAGGTTATTTTGCCGATTTAGTTATCGTGAATCCAAGCTTGCCATGGAGTGTGAATGCGGACAATATTTTAGCAAAATGCGGCTGGTCTCCATTTGAAGGCTTTGTTTTCAGATCAAGAATCACACATACTTTTGTAAACGGAGAACTGGTTTACAATAACTTTAAGGTGAAAGACCTTCGCAATGGAAAAAGATTATTGTTTGACAGATAA
- a CDS encoding polyprenol monophosphomannose synthase — MNDCIVIIPTYNEIENIESIVRAVLSQHKPFHLLIIDDNSPDFTANKVIALQEEYPDRLFLEKRAKKSGLGTAYVHGFKWALERKYEFIFEMDADFSHNPNDLEKLYDACHFGGADLAIGSRYVKGVNVVNWPLSRVLMSYFASVYVKFITGMKIHDATAGFICYKRVVLEKIKLDKIKFVGYAFQIEMKYRTYCAKFEITEVPIIFTDRTKGVSKMSNAIIKEAILGVITLRLKKLFNTL, encoded by the coding sequence ATGAATGATTGTATTGTCATAATTCCCACTTATAACGAAATTGAAAACATAGAAAGTATAGTTAGAGCTGTACTTTCTCAACATAAACCTTTTCATCTTTTAATTATTGACGATAATTCGCCGGATTTTACTGCGAATAAAGTAATTGCACTGCAGGAAGAATATCCCGATAGATTGTTTTTAGAAAAAAGAGCCAAAAAATCAGGTTTAGGAACCGCTTATGTTCATGGTTTCAAATGGGCTTTAGAGCGCAAATATGAGTTTATATTTGAGATGGATGCCGATTTTTCTCATAATCCAAACGATCTCGAAAAGTTGTACGACGCCTGTCATTTTGGTGGTGCCGATTTAGCTATCGGATCACGATATGTAAAAGGTGTAAATGTCGTAAACTGGCCACTAAGCCGTGTTTTGATGTCTTACTTTGCTTCCGTGTATGTCAAATTTATTACCGGAATGAAAATTCATGATGCTACAGCAGGTTTTATCTGCTATAAAAGAGTAGTTTTAGAAAAGATAAAACTCGACAAAATTAAATTTGTTGGTTATGCTTTTCAAATCGAAATGAAATATCGAACGTATTGTGCTAAATTTGAAATTACCGAAGTTCCGATCATTTTTACGGATCGTACCAAAGGGGTTTCGAAAATGAGCAACGCCATTATAAAAGAAGCAATTCTGGGTGTAATAACACTTCGATTAAAAAAATTATTCAATACTTTATAA
- a CDS encoding DUF4271 domain-containing protein, with product MIEQLHPRIIENKDWATLLFVLAFALVAITKSAYESRFSEFSKLIFSDKYAKIYRDSSNLKGSFIVGLFFVQIISFSFFIQLTMHTFGYASKTDWVLFIQIATFLLYFILAKYLIEKIVATSFNIEDFIDLLNLQKATYRTYIGVLILPFNAVLFYYDNIPKSVPLAIIGVSLCISLFSYFISIKTHQNIIISKLFYFILYLCALEIAPYYFIYYWITKEAA from the coding sequence ATGATTGAACAACTTCATCCCCGAATTATCGAAAACAAAGACTGGGCGACACTTTTATTTGTGTTGGCTTTTGCTCTTGTTGCCATTACTAAATCAGCATATGAATCCCGATTTAGCGAATTCAGCAAGCTTATTTTCTCTGATAAATATGCCAAAATCTATCGGGATTCAAGTAATCTGAAAGGCAGCTTTATTGTTGGTTTGTTTTTTGTGCAGATTATTTCGTTTTCTTTTTTCATTCAGCTTACGATGCATACTTTTGGATATGCCTCAAAAACGGACTGGGTTTTATTCATTCAAATTGCCACTTTTTTATTATATTTTATTCTGGCAAAATATTTAATCGAAAAAATCGTTGCTACTTCATTCAATATTGAAGATTTTATAGACCTTCTTAACTTACAAAAAGCAACATACCGTACGTATATTGGTGTTTTAATCCTTCCTTTTAATGCGGTTTTGTTTTATTATGACAACATTCCGAAAAGTGTACCACTAGCAATCATCGGTGTTTCACTGTGTATAAGTCTATTCTCCTATTTTATTTCGATTAAAACGCATCAAAATATAATAATCAGCAAGTTATTTTATTTTATTTTATATCTTTGCGCTCTTGAAATAGCCCCTTATTATTTCATCTATTATTGGATTACAAAAGAGGCGGCTTAG
- a CDS encoding uroporphyrinogen-III synthase, which yields MKVKTILVSQPEPKVENSPYFELQQKHKIKIDFRPFIHVEGVSAKEIRLQKIDLNHYTAIILTSRNAVDHFFRVADEMRYKVPEGLKYFCQSEAVAFYLQKYVVYRKRKIYVGAKDFADLSPLIKKYKDEKFLLPASDQLNADAPVTLNNLKVDWTQAIFYRTVMSDLSDLADVYYDVLAFFSPTGIKSLFKNFPDFKQNETRIAVFGSTTQKEALDYGLRIDILAPTPETPSMTMALEKYINEANKGK from the coding sequence ATGAAAGTGAAAACAATTTTGGTGTCACAGCCTGAACCTAAAGTGGAGAATTCTCCTTACTTTGAGCTCCAACAAAAACACAAAATAAAAATTGATTTCAGACCATTTATTCATGTGGAAGGGGTTAGCGCAAAAGAGATTCGATTACAAAAAATCGATCTTAATCATTATACTGCGATTATTTTGACAAGCAGAAATGCCGTGGATCATTTTTTCAGAGTAGCCGATGAAATGCGTTATAAAGTACCTGAAGGACTGAAATATTTTTGCCAGTCTGAAGCAGTTGCGTTTTACTTACAAAAATATGTAGTGTACAGAAAACGTAAAATTTATGTAGGCGCAAAAGATTTTGCAGATTTATCTCCATTAATTAAAAAGTACAAAGACGAAAAGTTCTTACTTCCGGCTTCTGACCAATTAAATGCAGATGCACCCGTTACTTTAAACAATTTAAAAGTAGACTGGACTCAGGCCATTTTTTACAGAACCGTAATGAGCGACTTATCTGATTTAGCAGACGTTTATTATGATGTCTTAGCCTTTTTTAGCCCAACAGGAATCAAATCTTTGTTTAAAAACTTCCCTGATTTTAAACAAAACGAAACCCGAATTGCTGTTTTTGGAAGCACCACTCAAAAAGAAGCTTTAGATTATGGCTTAAGAATTGATATTCTTGCTCCAACTCCTGAAACTCCTTCTATGACAATGGCTTTGGAAAAATACATCAACGAAGCAAACAAAGGAAAATAA
- a CDS encoding Lrp/AsnC family transcriptional regulator: MKINSLLIEIDGIDKEILRYLMDDARKPILQIANKIGISGAAIHQRLKKLEQSGVISGSKFIVNPKVLGYNTMAFVGVYLDKASRNSEAVKDLKKIPEVLECHYTTGNWSVLIKIICRDNEHLMQLLNTKIQAIEGVSRTETFISLDQQIDRQIQL, from the coding sequence ATGAAAATCAACTCCCTCTTAATTGAAATTGACGGTATCGATAAAGAAATCCTTCGTTATTTAATGGATGATGCGCGAAAACCCATTTTACAAATCGCCAATAAAATAGGCATTTCGGGAGCCGCGATCCATCAGCGTTTGAAAAAACTGGAACAATCGGGTGTCATTTCGGGATCAAAATTTATTGTAAATCCAAAAGTATTAGGTTACAACACTATGGCTTTTGTGGGGGTATATCTAGACAAAGCCTCTCGAAATTCTGAAGCCGTAAAAGATCTAAAAAAAATCCCCGAAGTTTTGGAATGCCATTACACAACCGGAAACTGGTCCGTATTAATAAAAATCATTTGTCGCGATAACGAACATTTAATGCAGCTTTTAAACACCAAAATTCAAGCCATTGAAGGCGTTTCCAGAACAGAAACCTTTATATCCTTAGACCAACAAATTGACCGACAGATACAACTTTGA
- a CDS encoding zinc metallopeptidase → MGYGYIIIAGVIMLLSWMVSSKLKSKFELYSRLQLRNGMSGAEIAEKMLADNGITDVRVISTPGQLTDHYNPSDKTVNLSEAVYSHRNAAAAAVAAHECGHAVQHAIGYQMLTMRSTLVPIVNVASSYMQWILLAGILMINIFPQLLLIGIIVFASTTLFAIVTLPVEYDASNRALAWLENKHMLTQEEQAGAKDALKWAARTYVVAALGSIATLLYYISIYSGSNRRD, encoded by the coding sequence GCAGGAGTCATAATGTTGCTTAGCTGGATGGTAAGCTCAAAGCTGAAAAGTAAATTTGAACTTTATTCAAGGCTACAATTAAGAAATGGAATGAGTGGTGCTGAAATTGCTGAAAAAATGCTGGCCGATAACGGTATAACTGACGTACGTGTTATTTCGACACCCGGACAGTTAACCGATCATTATAATCCATCGGATAAAACGGTAAATTTAAGCGAAGCAGTATATAGTCATCGCAATGCTGCTGCAGCTGCGGTCGCGGCGCACGAATGCGGTCACGCAGTACAACACGCTATCGGTTATCAAATGTTGACGATGCGTTCCACATTAGTCCCGATTGTTAATGTAGCATCCAGTTATATGCAATGGATTTTGCTGGCGGGGATATTGATGATTAATATTTTTCCACAATTATTGCTTATCGGGATTATCGTATTTGCATCAACAACTTTATTTGCGATCGTTACTTTGCCTGTAGAATATGACGCAAGCAATCGAGCGCTGGCTTGGTTAGAGAATAAACATATGCTGACACAAGAAGAGCAGGCGGGAGCAAAAGATGCCTTAAAATGGGCTGCACGAACTTATGTAGTAGCAGCGCTCGGTTCAATTGCAACGTTGCTGTACTATATCTCTATTTATTCCGGAAGTAACAGGAGGGATTAA